In Burkholderia vietnamiensis LMG 10929, a single genomic region encodes these proteins:
- the trbL gene encoding P-type conjugative transfer protein TrbL, giving the protein MLAILKLTIRKPCSVRQWLRLTAFMAVVVTLLSLSVSALAQSTGGGYQFNFLNGVDAKFSPLQVTWGTIVKGYAQKLFWMLATIDFGWTTVTYIVDKAEFADILNSLVKKVMTIAFFWTLLKMSDTWIPAIINSFKTIGMAAGGAGGAAPSAATPDGIVSTGFDTALAAYQAIGELGVMEKIAVVIPVTALAILVFLSFLFVAAQLLVTQIESYIAIGGGVILLGFGGSRWTTDMASKYLQYAVATGIKLMVLYMIVGAGQTLFDNLAIDPANLIQSCLIAAGEALVYAYLGISVPQMASAMMSGSPSMTAGGMLGAAIGAGAAVAGAGAAGMAGMAGAASGATGAAAGATGLAKALGAGLNSGLDLGKSGTALATHALGEMGSHGLGLAKGAIGEAAGGARTSFAQKVDGSAGGKIASSIEATRGGSVSGIPVPPSAPASSAPAQGGGDAAGAPATNDAGAGAAQPAPSAAVADMGASPGPAATPVSAAVNGSAASANSAAGSTATTASPPASAGSGGTAAGSAAGASPTSAAPSSRVASAGGASPVDGGAGSSSGSASVPAAPSGSPGAVSTPVDAGSSASPGASTTSPGGPATPGGDGSTASVSGDNKGQAPNRPGSDPLHKRINDLQGYVPQDAAHAASITIDLKHTAD; this is encoded by the coding sequence ATGCTCGCCATACTCAAGTTGACGATCCGAAAACCATGCTCGGTGCGCCAGTGGCTCAGGCTCACAGCATTCATGGCCGTCGTCGTAACCCTGCTGAGCCTTTCCGTGTCGGCCCTGGCGCAGAGCACTGGCGGCGGTTACCAATTCAACTTTTTGAATGGAGTGGACGCCAAGTTCTCGCCTTTGCAAGTGACCTGGGGGACGATCGTCAAAGGGTACGCACAGAAGCTCTTTTGGATGCTGGCGACAATTGACTTCGGGTGGACCACCGTAACCTATATTGTGGACAAGGCGGAATTTGCCGACATTTTGAATAGCCTCGTGAAGAAGGTTATGACGATCGCCTTCTTCTGGACGCTTCTCAAAATGTCCGACACTTGGATTCCGGCGATCATCAACTCGTTTAAGACGATCGGTATGGCGGCCGGAGGAGCAGGCGGGGCCGCGCCGTCTGCGGCGACACCAGACGGCATTGTGTCGACAGGTTTCGACACTGCGTTGGCCGCCTATCAGGCGATCGGCGAGTTGGGGGTAATGGAAAAGATCGCGGTCGTGATTCCCGTGACGGCATTGGCGATTCTGGTTTTTTTATCTTTTCTCTTTGTTGCAGCACAACTGCTGGTTACCCAGATCGAGTCGTACATCGCGATCGGTGGCGGGGTGATCCTGCTCGGCTTTGGCGGGTCGCGGTGGACCACGGACATGGCGTCGAAATACCTTCAATACGCGGTAGCGACGGGTATCAAACTGATGGTGCTGTACATGATCGTTGGTGCTGGGCAAACGCTCTTCGATAACCTCGCGATTGATCCAGCGAACCTGATTCAATCATGCCTGATTGCCGCTGGGGAGGCATTGGTCTATGCCTATCTGGGCATCTCCGTGCCGCAAATGGCGAGCGCAATGATGTCGGGTAGCCCGAGCATGACAGCCGGCGGAATGCTTGGAGCGGCGATCGGGGCTGGCGCTGCCGTCGCGGGCGCGGGTGCGGCCGGGATGGCGGGCATGGCGGGTGCCGCTTCGGGTGCCACGGGAGCTGCGGCTGGCGCAACCGGGCTTGCGAAGGCGCTGGGAGCTGGTCTGAACTCGGGTCTGGATCTCGGAAAGAGCGGTACGGCCCTGGCGACTCATGCGCTCGGCGAAATGGGCAGCCATGGCCTTGGTCTTGCAAAGGGGGCGATTGGCGAGGCCGCAGGCGGGGCGAGAACCAGTTTCGCGCAGAAAGTGGATGGGTCGGCTGGTGGAAAAATTGCGTCGAGCATCGAGGCGACGCGTGGCGGTAGTGTGTCGGGGATTCCTGTTCCGCCGTCGGCGCCGGCCAGCAGCGCGCCCGCGCAAGGTGGCGGAGACGCCGCTGGTGCGCCTGCTACCAACGACGCGGGAGCGGGGGCAGCACAACCCGCGCCGAGCGCGGCTGTTGCGGACATGGGCGCTTCGCCTGGACCTGCGGCGACTCCCGTGAGTGCGGCGGTGAACGGTTCGGCGGCGTCGGCGAACTCTGCGGCGGGATCGACGGCAACTACGGCTTCCCCGCCGGCTTCGGCGGGTAGTGGCGGGACAGCCGCCGGTAGTGCGGCAGGAGCGTCGCCTACCTCTGCCGCACCGAGCTCGCGGGTGGCGAGCGCCGGTGGGGCGTCACCTGTCGATGGTGGTGCCGGCAGCTCGAGCGGTTCGGCAAGTGTGCCGGCCGCGCCTTCTGGCAGCCCAGGTGCCGTTTCGACGCCAGTTGATGCGGGGAGTTCAGCGTCGCCTGGCGCATCTACAACAAGCCCGGGTGGGCCGGCGACACCCGGCGGAGACGGATCGACCGCGTCGGTTTCAGGAGACAACAAAGGGCAGGCCCCGAATCGTCCTGGCTCTGACCCGCTGCATAAACGCATCAACGATCTCCAAGGTTACGTGCCGCAAGACGCTGCGCACGCTGCTTCGATCACTATCGATCTTAAACACACCGCCGACTAA
- the trbG gene encoding P-type conjugative transfer protein TrbG, translating into MKMLATLVACLLVAVSQGAIAGSGKRFLTFEDAAVAQAKKWQQTGVAKPIISDDGRINYPFGQYLPKLTCTIIRACDIQLQPGELTTGQPIAGDSARWKFSKRVSGSGDNAITHIIVKPLDTNIETNLIITTDRRTYQVDLYSSKNEKDYLNMIGFYYPDEIAAEWDETAKIKERDQRAHDKLVAAELAPGSADKLDFAYSIDGNSPLKPARVYNDGLKVYIKMPDAITTSEAPILVLLGKDDKPELVNWRPSSSDPTLYEVDKLFDKAMLVVGSDGDEKKITITWTKNKRSFWSRVGGS; encoded by the coding sequence ATGAAGATGTTGGCGACTTTGGTAGCTTGTCTATTGGTCGCGGTCAGCCAAGGCGCGATCGCGGGATCTGGCAAGAGATTTCTGACGTTCGAAGACGCGGCGGTTGCGCAGGCGAAGAAGTGGCAGCAGACGGGTGTTGCTAAGCCGATCATCTCCGACGATGGGCGGATCAACTATCCGTTTGGCCAGTATTTGCCGAAGCTGACATGCACCATCATTCGAGCCTGCGACATTCAGCTTCAACCCGGCGAGTTGACGACCGGCCAACCGATCGCCGGCGATTCGGCTCGGTGGAAATTCAGCAAGCGAGTTTCGGGCAGTGGCGACAACGCGATAACGCACATCATCGTCAAGCCACTCGATACGAATATCGAAACTAATTTAATTATTACAACTGACAGGCGTACCTACCAAGTCGATCTGTACTCGAGTAAGAACGAGAAGGACTACTTGAACATGATCGGCTTCTACTATCCGGACGAGATTGCGGCTGAATGGGACGAGACGGCAAAAATCAAGGAACGCGATCAGCGTGCTCACGACAAGTTGGTCGCCGCCGAACTCGCACCGGGCTCGGCCGACAAGCTTGATTTCGCATACTCGATCGACGGCAACTCACCGTTGAAGCCCGCTCGTGTCTATAACGACGGCCTCAAGGTCTATATCAAGATGCCCGATGCGATTACGACGTCGGAAGCGCCGATACTCGTTTTGCTGGGCAAAGACGACAAGCCTGAGCTGGTCAATTGGCGTCCTAGCTCCTCCGACCCGACGTTGTATGAGGTCGACAAGCTGTTTGACAAAGCGATGCTGGTGGTCGGGTCGGACGGCGACGAGAAGAAGATCACGATCACGTGGACGAAGAACAAACGCTCCTTCTGGTCGCGTGTGGGGGGGAGCTGA
- a CDS encoding transporter, with translation MIGLMVVGVVWYALAAGRAGMQKEYRDEAQGLADLLRYARPLEPGIMQGKGGELIAGFFYRGTDTESASNGELEAIAARLNDALRRFGSGWMVHVDAIRASAIGYPENNFFPVPVAELMDLERQSQYNQEGAHFESVYAMIFTYLPPLQLQSKATAMMFEKSADLNISRVSLQDQMIAKFKDQLDQLQSRLGTLFEGITRITDQVVESRADGSTVVIDHLAGYLHYCVTGVRQHIVKPPPGVMYDAIIGSQDFTGGNTPRVGRKHVRAISIEGFPATSYPGILNMLNTLPIAYRWSTRFIFMNPEEGKSLLAKLRKKWRQKVRGFRDQVSNSTSGPIDQDALEMTADAQTAMSEAGSGLVRYGHYTSVVLLMDEDLVQLKESVEDCITAISDLGFPCRLEDMNSVEAYLGTLPGHGYENVRRPILHSLNLSHLIPTTATWPGLSENPCAFYPAKSPPLLMAKTTGNAPFRLNLHVDDVGHTLMMGPTGAGKSTHLELIEQAFLRYPRAKVRKFEKGYSSFVLCHALRGTYLDIGSEHGSEINLCPLGNVHKPAERAWAEDYIETLLTLQKFVVLPEHRTTIRNALKKLADADADQRSMTHFIRQVADEKMRESLKPYSLDGNNAMLDGESDNITLDRFVVFEMEHLMGMGDRFAIPVLLYLFRCVERGLDGSPTLLVLDEAWLMLNHPLFQEKIREWLKVLRKANCVVLFATQSLSDVGKSAIRDVLYESCPTKILLANSEIRGNEESAAQYRAIGLNERQIDIIGRMAKKLDYYYMSPLGRRKYQLGLGPVCLAFVGASGKDDVALARDLITRYGERWTVEWLRHCNANKDWGKGQLTEWIAYHERQLGIAKQAA, from the coding sequence ATGATTGGCCTGATGGTCGTTGGCGTCGTATGGTACGCATTGGCGGCCGGCCGGGCGGGGATGCAGAAGGAATACCGGGACGAGGCGCAAGGTCTTGCCGATCTTCTACGCTACGCTCGCCCGCTCGAGCCCGGCATCATGCAGGGCAAGGGCGGTGAGCTGATTGCGGGTTTCTTCTATCGGGGAACTGATACGGAGTCGGCCAGCAACGGCGAACTGGAAGCGATTGCGGCGCGTCTAAACGACGCGCTGCGGCGCTTCGGTTCGGGCTGGATGGTGCATGTCGACGCGATCCGCGCGTCTGCTATCGGGTATCCGGAGAACAACTTCTTTCCGGTACCAGTGGCGGAGTTGATGGATCTCGAACGGCAGTCCCAGTACAACCAGGAAGGGGCACACTTCGAAAGCGTCTACGCGATGATCTTCACGTATCTTCCGCCACTTCAATTGCAGAGCAAGGCAACGGCGATGATGTTCGAGAAGAGCGCGGACTTGAACATCAGCCGCGTGTCGTTGCAGGACCAGATGATCGCGAAGTTCAAGGATCAACTCGATCAGCTCCAGTCGCGCCTCGGAACGCTATTCGAAGGGATCACGCGGATCACTGATCAGGTGGTCGAAAGCCGCGCGGACGGTTCGACGGTGGTTATCGATCATCTCGCGGGCTACTTGCACTATTGCGTGACGGGTGTTCGGCAACACATCGTCAAGCCTCCGCCAGGCGTCATGTATGACGCAATCATCGGCAGTCAGGATTTTACTGGCGGTAATACGCCGCGCGTAGGAAGGAAGCATGTTCGGGCAATTTCGATTGAGGGCTTTCCGGCGACGAGTTATCCGGGCATCCTGAACATGCTCAACACGCTGCCGATTGCCTATCGGTGGAGCACCCGATTCATCTTCATGAATCCGGAGGAGGGGAAGTCGCTGCTCGCCAAGCTGCGGAAGAAGTGGCGGCAGAAGGTGCGTGGCTTCCGCGACCAGGTGAGCAATTCGACGTCCGGGCCGATCGATCAGGATGCACTGGAAATGACCGCCGACGCTCAGACTGCGATGTCGGAGGCCGGCTCCGGTCTAGTGCGCTACGGGCACTATACGAGCGTCGTGCTACTCATGGACGAAGACCTCGTGCAACTGAAGGAGAGCGTCGAGGACTGCATTACCGCGATTTCGGATCTCGGCTTTCCGTGTCGGCTCGAGGACATGAATTCCGTTGAAGCGTATCTCGGCACGCTGCCAGGTCACGGGTACGAAAACGTCCGGCGACCGATTCTGCACTCTCTGAACCTGTCGCATTTGATTCCGACGACGGCGACGTGGCCCGGTCTGAGCGAAAACCCTTGCGCGTTCTACCCTGCGAAGAGCCCGCCATTGCTGATGGCAAAGACAACGGGCAACGCCCCTTTCCGGCTCAACTTGCACGTCGATGATGTCGGCCACACGTTGATGATGGGACCCACCGGCGCCGGGAAGTCGACACATTTGGAATTGATCGAGCAGGCCTTCTTGAGGTATCCGCGAGCCAAGGTGCGGAAGTTTGAGAAGGGGTACTCGTCGTTCGTCTTGTGCCACGCATTGCGAGGTACGTATTTGGATATCGGGAGCGAGCATGGCAGCGAGATCAACTTGTGCCCGCTCGGGAACGTGCATAAACCGGCCGAACGAGCATGGGCTGAGGATTACATCGAAACGCTGCTGACGTTGCAGAAGTTTGTGGTGTTGCCCGAGCATCGCACGACTATCCGTAATGCCCTCAAGAAGCTCGCAGATGCGGACGCGGATCAGCGGTCGATGACCCATTTCATTAGGCAAGTTGCCGATGAGAAGATGCGGGAATCCCTCAAGCCATATTCGCTCGACGGCAACAACGCCATGCTCGATGGTGAGTCGGACAACATCACGCTCGACCGATTCGTTGTGTTTGAGATGGAGCATTTGATGGGTATGGGTGATCGGTTCGCGATTCCGGTCTTGCTGTACCTGTTCCGTTGCGTGGAGCGTGGCCTCGATGGCTCGCCGACGCTGCTCGTGCTCGATGAGGCCTGGCTGATGCTCAATCATCCACTGTTCCAGGAGAAGATTCGGGAATGGCTGAAGGTGTTGCGGAAAGCAAACTGTGTCGTGTTGTTTGCGACTCAGTCTCTTTCTGACGTTGGAAAAAGCGCGATTCGCGACGTGCTCTACGAGAGCTGCCCGACGAAGATATTGCTGGCGAATTCGGAGATTCGCGGCAACGAAGAATCTGCTGCGCAGTACCGCGCGATCGGGCTGAACGAACGTCAGATCGACATCATCGGGCGCATGGCGAAGAAGCTCGACTACTACTACATGTCGCCGCTCGGCCGCCGCAAGTATCAACTTGGCCTTGGCCCCGTATGCCTCGCTTTTGTGGGGGCCTCGGGAAAGGACGATGTCGCTCTTGCACGGGACCTTATCACGCGTTATGGCGAGCGTTGGACCGTCGAATGGCTGCGCCACTGCAACGCGAACAAGGACTGGGGAAAGGGACAACTCACGGAATGGATTGCATATCACGAGCGCCAACTCGGAATCGCGAAACAGGCGGCATGA
- a CDS encoding TrbC/VirB2 family protein — protein MKPSIVKVSVAALAREANARVRRNGASFMRYVRGKFSPSNLYAAFILAGYAGAAAAQSVSDSSAPWDGPLCGVAGWFKGSTPIAVGTIAFAAAGLGFLFGEELTGILKKVVNIVMAICVVVGGAAFVGWIATKLGAGSSACSV, from the coding sequence ATGAAACCCAGTATCGTGAAGGTCAGTGTTGCTGCGTTGGCGCGCGAAGCAAATGCGCGTGTTCGACGTAACGGCGCCAGCTTCATGCGCTACGTGAGGGGGAAATTTTCCCCGTCAAATCTCTACGCGGCATTCATTCTCGCCGGTTATGCCGGTGCCGCTGCGGCGCAGTCGGTCAGCGACAGTTCCGCGCCGTGGGACGGCCCGCTCTGCGGTGTTGCCGGCTGGTTCAAGGGGTCGACGCCGATCGCGGTCGGCACGATCGCGTTCGCCGCGGCCGGTCTCGGCTTTCTTTTCGGCGAGGAATTGACCGGCATTCTGAAGAAGGTCGTGAACATCGTGATGGCGATTTGCGTGGTCGTCGGCGGTGCGGCATTCGTCGGCTGGATAGCGACGAAGCTGGGTGCGGGTTCGAGCGCCTGCTCGGTCTGA
- the trbJ gene encoding P-type conjugative transfer protein TrbJ, translating into MKSLIRVAIPLFIGLTLASRVNAGGMVAGATEPTQILNNLQLVASYAQQAQQTVTQINQYETMLRNLMNMSPSALLGEAAGALWNDNNMSQAFKNLQTIVVAGQKIDYTLQNADQLFRNLHPGYGSALDFQHAYRNWSDNTLSAVQNSLAVMRAHMNDFSNEQSMVAQLQQRSQSAQGQLQALQAGNDVGVAMVGQLEKLRQLQMAQMQSQNAYTAMQMDKENMGNTGLAQVYGNIRAKRILPYTAPSLPSN; encoded by the coding sequence ATGAAATCCCTGATTCGCGTCGCTATTCCGCTGTTCATCGGTTTGACACTCGCCTCTCGAGTGAATGCAGGCGGCATGGTGGCTGGCGCGACTGAGCCGACGCAGATTCTCAACAACCTGCAGCTCGTCGCCTCGTACGCGCAACAGGCGCAACAAACGGTCACGCAGATCAATCAATACGAGACGATGCTGCGTAATCTGATGAACATGTCTCCGAGTGCCCTGTTAGGAGAAGCGGCTGGCGCGCTCTGGAACGACAACAATATGTCGCAAGCCTTCAAGAACCTGCAGACCATCGTGGTGGCTGGCCAGAAGATCGACTATACGCTTCAGAACGCTGACCAGTTGTTTCGCAATCTGCACCCTGGCTATGGCTCGGCACTCGACTTCCAGCACGCATATCGGAATTGGTCCGATAACACGCTCAGTGCGGTTCAGAACTCGTTGGCCGTGATGCGCGCGCATATGAATGATTTCTCGAACGAGCAATCCATGGTTGCTCAATTGCAGCAGCGCTCGCAATCTGCGCAAGGGCAATTGCAGGCGCTACAGGCCGGCAATGATGTCGGCGTCGCTATGGTCGGTCAGCTCGAGAAATTGCGACAGCTCCAGATGGCTCAGATGCAGTCTCAGAACGCGTATACGGCTATGCAAATGGATAAAGAAAACATGGGGAACACGGGGCTCGCGCAGGTGTACGGAAACATCCGGGCCAAACGTATCCTCCCTTATACGGCGCCGTCGCTGCCGTCGAACTAA
- a CDS encoding TrbI/VirB10 family protein produces the protein MAVADPFDSPDTVQLKGKLTGLTRVSRKVKALAAIVIVAVLGYVMFAIFGANDDGSAPSSKDDAAEAAAQQAQKSPSPASPNFGNVGSGQAVVVAQGASAANAALGPTFPVGASGAGVPAVAAPASGPDGAGKVVLGSRTSPAGAESQYQSPEQQEAARRKRELDEKRRQAIESSLDAGSGDAATGGLGAAGGNGLGNASASSNPLLSQLAQAAGAAAAAQGAGATGGSPLVPAIGGQQQDDQNKQGRKEQFLASAASLAKTRLNEVKLPATSPYEIKAGWIIPAALECALNSDLPGQTCARVIENVFDTATGKYLLIPQGSKLIGTYDSQIAYGQERILVVWTRLIFPDGSSISLDGMPGEDKAGNAGFDATVNNHYLKVLGSATFMALFSAGIELTQKQSNNVNGVQTNSQIISQSVGQQLGQTGSAYIQKGMNIQPTLTRAPGYKFNIVATRDIVFPAAYRPAPVTARGY, from the coding sequence ATGGCAGTCGCAGATCCGTTTGATTCACCGGATACGGTTCAATTGAAGGGCAAGCTGACGGGACTCACGAGAGTGTCGCGGAAGGTGAAGGCTCTCGCGGCTATCGTTATCGTGGCGGTGCTCGGATATGTCATGTTTGCGATCTTTGGCGCGAACGACGACGGCTCGGCACCATCGTCGAAGGACGACGCCGCCGAGGCAGCAGCCCAGCAGGCACAGAAATCGCCGTCGCCGGCATCACCGAATTTTGGAAACGTTGGCTCGGGGCAGGCCGTGGTCGTCGCCCAGGGAGCCTCCGCTGCTAATGCCGCGCTCGGTCCGACATTTCCTGTGGGGGCAAGCGGCGCAGGCGTGCCGGCCGTGGCGGCGCCAGCCTCGGGGCCGGACGGTGCCGGGAAGGTGGTGCTGGGTTCCCGCACCTCGCCGGCGGGGGCCGAGAGCCAATATCAATCTCCGGAGCAGCAGGAGGCCGCGAGGCGCAAGCGCGAGCTTGACGAAAAGCGGAGACAAGCAATTGAATCGTCGCTTGATGCTGGGAGTGGCGACGCCGCTACAGGAGGGTTGGGAGCTGCCGGAGGGAACGGTCTAGGTAACGCGTCGGCCTCGAGCAATCCTTTGCTTTCGCAACTTGCGCAAGCGGCCGGCGCCGCGGCTGCCGCTCAGGGGGCTGGCGCGACGGGAGGTAGTCCGCTGGTGCCCGCGATCGGCGGCCAACAGCAGGACGACCAGAACAAGCAGGGCCGTAAAGAGCAGTTTCTCGCGAGCGCGGCGAGCTTGGCTAAGACTCGATTGAACGAGGTGAAGCTGCCGGCGACGTCCCCGTACGAGATAAAGGCGGGTTGGATCATTCCGGCAGCGCTCGAGTGTGCGCTCAATTCCGACCTGCCGGGGCAGACGTGCGCTCGGGTGATAGAGAACGTGTTCGACACGGCAACGGGGAAGTATCTGCTGATCCCGCAGGGCAGTAAGCTGATTGGCACATACGACAGCCAAATCGCGTACGGGCAGGAGCGCATTCTGGTGGTTTGGACGCGACTGATTTTCCCTGACGGCAGCAGCATCAGCCTCGATGGGATGCCGGGAGAAGACAAGGCCGGGAATGCGGGCTTCGACGCGACCGTCAACAATCACTATCTCAAGGTGCTCGGTAGCGCCACGTTCATGGCGCTCTTCAGTGCGGGGATAGAGTTGACGCAGAAGCAATCGAATAACGTGAATGGCGTGCAGACGAACTCGCAGATCATTTCCCAGTCCGTCGGTCAGCAGCTCGGCCAGACGGGTTCGGCTTACATCCAAAAGGGTATGAACATCCAACCAACACTGACGCGGGCGCCGGGGTATAAGTTCAACATTGTGGCAACACGGGACATCGTATTCCCTGCTGCGTATAGGCCGGCGCCGGTAACCGCGCGCGGGTACTGA
- the trbD gene encoding conjugal transfer protein TrbD yields MSADHRSELTQVTIHASGVRYMMFMGGERGLVVGGLLVSIYLAFITTMRYSLYYGIPLGVILWGIWLSLMRVMALKDPLMSKVVRRSLKYRSYYPARGRLHAPMPSYKDFK; encoded by the coding sequence ATGAGTGCTGACCACCGGAGTGAGTTGACGCAGGTGACCATCCACGCGTCCGGTGTGCGTTACATGATGTTCATGGGGGGCGAGCGCGGGTTGGTCGTGGGTGGACTCCTCGTCTCTATTTACCTCGCCTTCATCACGACGATGCGGTATTCGCTGTATTACGGAATACCGCTTGGAGTAATCCTATGGGGTATTTGGCTTTCTCTCATGCGCGTCATGGCGCTCAAAGACCCACTCATGTCAAAAGTGGTCCGGCGGTCGCTCAAGTACCGATCGTATTACCCCGCGCGAGGGCGTTTGCACGCGCCGATGCCTTCGTACAAGGACTTCAAATAG
- a CDS encoding type IV secretion system protein, whose translation MNMFWREKRGGGDVAEDVVKAEKEGGRDRSRSPFLQEPDGNRDDRYLNLAVEKRNWQVAWRITAALLAVSMSFNGYYMMTSKFIPYVVAVDKLGTVVSVGQPSRANPVDSRRAMREQVIRWVEWSRIIAGDQDAQKTFMRYVYARVQAGSPAYKKIDSFYHDERKPFATAAEYTVETLVTLALPVSDHSYQVEWTEIRHAPNGDVLGEERWKGLFTFKTIVLNKDEDIQRNGTGFFITDFSWSKVLG comes from the coding sequence ATGAATATGTTTTGGCGCGAGAAAAGGGGCGGCGGTGACGTCGCGGAAGATGTTGTGAAGGCAGAGAAAGAAGGCGGACGCGACAGGTCACGGTCACCGTTTCTTCAGGAGCCGGATGGCAACCGTGATGATCGGTACTTGAATCTGGCGGTAGAGAAGCGCAACTGGCAAGTCGCCTGGAGGATTACCGCCGCCTTGCTCGCGGTGTCGATGTCCTTCAACGGCTATTACATGATGACAAGCAAGTTCATCCCGTACGTGGTTGCTGTCGACAAGCTCGGAACGGTGGTGTCGGTGGGGCAGCCGTCGCGCGCGAATCCAGTCGATAGCCGCCGGGCCATGCGTGAGCAAGTAATTCGATGGGTCGAATGGTCGCGCATCATCGCGGGCGATCAGGACGCGCAGAAGACGTTCATGCGTTACGTCTACGCACGGGTGCAGGCTGGTAGTCCGGCGTACAAGAAGATCGATTCGTTCTATCACGACGAGCGCAAACCGTTCGCGACGGCCGCGGAGTACACGGTGGAAACGCTCGTGACGCTCGCTCTGCCGGTTTCCGATCACTCGTACCAGGTCGAGTGGACGGAAATTAGGCACGCGCCGAATGGTGATGTGCTCGGCGAAGAACGGTGGAAGGGGCTTTTCACATTCAAGACGATCGTTTTGAACAAGGACGAGGACATACAACGGAACGGGACTGGGTTTTTCATCACCGACTTCTCGTGGTCCAAGGTCTTGGGTTGA